In Synechococcus sp. CC9616, the following are encoded in one genomic region:
- a CDS encoding 4a-hydroxytetrahydrobiopterin dehydratase: MASLLTSDQRQQLGTTLPCWTLTADRLRRDLQFSDFVEAFGFMSQVALLAESRGHHPNWSNVYNRVSIELTTHDLGGLSDLDVDLAAAIDALLPA, translated from the coding sequence ATGGCCTCCCTGCTCACAAGCGATCAGAGACAACAGCTCGGCACCACACTGCCGTGCTGGACGCTGACTGCGGATCGACTGAGACGCGACCTTCAGTTCAGCGATTTTGTTGAAGCTTTTGGGTTCATGAGCCAGGTGGCTCTTCTGGCGGAATCACGCGGACACCATCCCAACTGGAGCAACGTCTACAACCGCGTTTCGATCGAGCTCACCACACACGACCTGGGAGGACTCAGCGATCTTGATGTCGATCTGGCTGCCGCCATCGATGCCTTGCTGCCAGCATGA